A region from the Hyalangium minutum genome encodes:
- a CDS encoding SDR family NAD(P)-dependent oxidoreductase produces the protein MAGTLTSSPRPLAVITGASSGIGFELARQFAQHGFDLFIAAEDIGILDAEAGLSSLGVQVESLQVDLATYQGVEQLWARVQATGRPVDSLALNAGVGVGGDFARETSLEAELNLIQLNVTSTVHLAKRAVRDMVKRGSGRILITSSVAATMPSPLEAVYGASKAFVQAFAESLRNELKDAGITVTSLMPGPTETNFFHRAGMDHTRVGQQEKDDAETVAREGFKALMAGKEKVVAGSWSNKAMVAGGRILPESVKAAMHRHLSEPVPDKKS, from the coding sequence ATGGCAGGGACCCTGACGTCATCCCCGCGTCCGCTCGCGGTCATCACCGGAGCGTCGAGCGGCATTGGCTTCGAATTGGCCAGGCAGTTCGCGCAGCACGGCTTCGATTTGTTCATCGCGGCGGAGGACATCGGCATCCTGGACGCCGAGGCGGGCCTGAGTTCCCTGGGGGTTCAGGTCGAGAGCCTGCAGGTCGACTTGGCGACCTACCAGGGCGTCGAGCAGCTTTGGGCGCGGGTCCAGGCCACGGGCCGGCCGGTGGACTCGCTGGCACTGAACGCGGGTGTCGGCGTCGGCGGTGACTTCGCGCGGGAGACGTCGCTCGAGGCGGAGCTCAACCTCATCCAGCTCAACGTCACGTCCACGGTGCACCTGGCCAAGCGCGCGGTGCGAGACATGGTGAAGCGCGGCAGCGGGCGCATCCTCATCACGTCATCCGTTGCCGCGACGATGCCCTCGCCGCTGGAGGCGGTCTACGGCGCATCCAAGGCCTTCGTGCAGGCCTTCGCGGAGTCCTTGCGCAACGAGCTCAAGGACGCGGGAATCACCGTCACCTCTTTGATGCCGGGCCCCACCGAGACGAACTTCTTCCACCGCGCAGGGATGGACCACACCCGGGTCGGCCAGCAGGAGAAGGACGATGCCGAGACCGTGGCGCGTGAGGGCTTCAAGGCGCTCATGGCCGGCAAGGAGAAGGTCGTTGCCGGCTCCTGGAGCAACAAGGCCATGGTCGCCGGAGGCAGGATCCTCCCCGAGTCGGTGAAGGCGGCCATGCACCGCCACCTCTCCGAGCCGGTGCCCGACAAGAAGTCCTGA
- a CDS encoding phosphoenolpyruvate carboxykinase (GTP), whose protein sequence is MASTQMAAVGDAPTKNQALLQWVSRCVRMTQPDRVVWCDGSEEEKKRLTDQAVKEGILIPLNQEKRPGCYLHRSNPNDVARVEHLTFICTPNKTDAGPTNNWMDPEEAYTKLGQLFDGCMKGRTLYVVPYVMGPLGSPYAKIGVELTDSIYVALNMRIMTRMGKAALDMLGDSDDFNRGLHSTGDVNPDRRYICHFPHDNTIWSFGSGYGGNVLLGKKCLALRIGSYLGREEGWLAEHMLILGVTDPKGQTTYVAAAFPSACGKTNFAMMIPPGEYKGWKVETVGDDIAWMRVGPDGRLYAINPEAGYFGVVPGTNNKTNPNAMATIAKDTLFTNVALTPDGDVWWEGKDGEVPAELTDWQGRPWKPGNGEKAAHPNSRFTAPMTNNPALSSKANDPQGVPISAIIFGGRRSNTVPLVLQAFNWTHGVFLGATMGSETTAAATGKVGVVRRDPMAMLPFCGYHMGDYLQHWLDMQKSITHLPKIFQVNWFRQDKNGKYLWPGYGDNMRVLEWIVNRVHGRVPTQETLLGWVPRQGDINTQGLDLNPEAMAESTSIKADEWRSELKSQEVFFEQLGTKAPEALMLQRKLLISRLGN, encoded by the coding sequence ATGGCTTCGACGCAGATGGCGGCCGTTGGCGACGCGCCGACGAAGAACCAGGCCCTGCTCCAGTGGGTGTCCCGCTGCGTGCGGATGACGCAGCCGGACCGCGTAGTGTGGTGCGACGGCTCCGAAGAGGAGAAGAAGCGCCTGACGGATCAGGCGGTGAAGGAGGGCATCCTCATCCCGCTGAACCAGGAGAAGCGCCCGGGCTGCTATCTCCACCGCTCCAACCCCAACGACGTGGCGCGCGTGGAGCACCTCACCTTCATCTGCACGCCCAACAAGACGGACGCCGGGCCCACCAACAACTGGATGGACCCCGAGGAGGCCTACACCAAGCTGGGCCAGCTCTTCGACGGCTGCATGAAGGGCCGCACCCTGTACGTGGTGCCCTACGTCATGGGCCCGCTGGGCAGCCCCTACGCCAAGATTGGCGTAGAGCTCACCGACAGCATCTACGTGGCGCTCAACATGCGGATCATGACCCGCATGGGCAAGGCGGCCCTGGACATGCTGGGGGACTCGGATGACTTCAACCGCGGCCTGCACAGCACCGGTGACGTGAACCCGGACCGCCGCTACATCTGCCACTTCCCCCACGACAACACCATCTGGAGCTTCGGCTCGGGGTACGGCGGCAACGTGCTGCTGGGCAAGAAGTGCCTGGCGCTGCGCATCGGCAGCTACCTGGGCCGCGAGGAGGGCTGGCTCGCCGAGCACATGCTCATCCTCGGCGTGACGGACCCGAAGGGGCAGACCACCTACGTGGCCGCCGCGTTCCCGTCCGCCTGCGGCAAGACGAACTTCGCGATGATGATTCCGCCCGGCGAGTACAAGGGCTGGAAGGTGGAGACGGTGGGCGATGACATCGCCTGGATGCGCGTGGGCCCGGACGGCCGCCTGTACGCCATCAACCCGGAGGCGGGCTACTTCGGCGTGGTGCCTGGCACCAACAACAAGACCAACCCGAACGCGATGGCCACCATCGCCAAGGACACCCTGTTCACCAACGTGGCACTGACGCCGGACGGGGACGTGTGGTGGGAGGGTAAGGACGGCGAGGTGCCCGCCGAGCTCACCGACTGGCAGGGCCGCCCCTGGAAGCCGGGCAACGGCGAGAAGGCGGCGCACCCCAACAGCCGCTTCACCGCGCCGATGACGAACAACCCGGCGCTCAGCTCCAAGGCGAATGATCCGCAGGGCGTGCCCATCAGCGCCATCATCTTCGGCGGGCGCCGCTCCAACACGGTCCCGCTGGTGCTCCAGGCCTTCAACTGGACGCACGGCGTGTTCCTGGGCGCCACCATGGGCAGCGAGACGACGGCCGCCGCCACCGGCAAGGTGGGCGTGGTCCGGAGAGACCCGATGGCCATGCTGCCCTTCTGCGGCTACCACATGGGCGACTACCTCCAGCACTGGCTGGACATGCAGAAGTCCATCACCCACCTGCCGAAGATCTTCCAGGTGAACTGGTTCCGGCAGGACAAGAACGGCAAGTACCTGTGGCCGGGCTACGGCGACAACATGCGCGTGCTGGAGTGGATCGTGAACCGCGTCCACGGCCGCGTGCCCACGCAGGAGACGCTGCTGGGCTGGGTGCCGCGCCAGGGTGACATCAACACCCAGGGCCTGGACCTCAACCCCGAGGCCATGGCGGAGTCCACCTCCATCAAGGCCGACGAGTGGCGCAGCGAGCTCAAGAGCCAGGAGGTCTTCTTCGAGCAGCTGGGCACCAAGGCGCCCGAGGCGCTCATGCTCCAGCGCAAGCTGCTGATCTCCCGCCTGGGCAACTAG
- a CDS encoding SLC13 family permease, with amino-acid sequence MTIAIVLGIVVVALVLFSLETIPIEVSSLTVVCLLAITRVLTPAQAFEGFSNDTVIFIFTLLAMTQGLASTGVVQMVGQRLSFFARYGHQMFVLAMMGAVAAFSSIISNTVTTAAFLPVAIGAAHRAKVPKSKVLLPLAYASMLGGMIFLYGTSTNLVASAAMEKLGMKGIGVTELAPVGLPVAVVGILVVVLLGPLLLPSRAGDGGMSDWSVRDYLTEAVLPPDSRYLGKELADITEGLGLRVIGLIRDGQPLPAVPKHVLAGDERIIIEGKREDILRVKDLQGIGIRPDVRLGDEDLRERDAVLLEASVPPGSPLVGRSLKEVLFVERYGLVALALHRKPAIQRLTKLQMLGRIFGEQSLSAMPLSVGDVLLLRGPRSRVAELSDGTTLLVLTDVEYQPPRYRKALMAVSIFLGALAAGTLGLVPMAVAGLVGMLAMIVTGCVDSRIAFRVDWRVVLLIGSMMALGVAMEVSGAGKYLGGLAAQLGSYGGPRLVLLSLMVLTIVLSAPMSNQAAALVVLPVAVSAAAQLGVDARPFAIGVTLAASCSFITPLEPSCVLVYGPGHYRFTDFFRLGTPLTAVMVAFLVFAVPVLWPFQGKGEQSPRGRAPVSLSAPAQAQP; translated from the coding sequence ATGACCATCGCCATCGTGCTGGGAATTGTGGTTGTCGCGCTGGTGCTCTTCTCCTTGGAGACCATTCCCATCGAGGTGAGCTCACTGACCGTGGTGTGTCTGCTGGCGATCACCCGGGTGCTCACGCCGGCGCAGGCCTTCGAGGGCTTCAGCAACGACACCGTCATCTTCATCTTCACCCTGCTGGCGATGACACAGGGGCTTGCCTCCACGGGCGTGGTGCAGATGGTGGGGCAGCGGCTCTCCTTCTTCGCGCGCTACGGGCACCAGATGTTCGTGCTGGCGATGATGGGAGCGGTGGCGGCGTTCTCGTCCATCATCTCCAACACGGTGACGACGGCGGCGTTCCTGCCGGTGGCCATCGGCGCGGCGCACCGGGCCAAGGTGCCCAAGAGCAAGGTGCTGCTGCCCCTGGCGTACGCGTCGATGCTGGGCGGGATGATCTTCTTGTACGGCACGTCCACGAACCTGGTGGCCTCAGCGGCGATGGAGAAGCTGGGGATGAAGGGGATTGGCGTGACGGAACTGGCGCCGGTGGGACTGCCGGTGGCGGTGGTGGGGATTCTGGTGGTGGTGCTGCTGGGGCCTCTGCTGCTGCCCTCGCGAGCGGGCGACGGGGGGATGAGTGACTGGTCCGTGCGCGACTACCTCACGGAGGCGGTGCTTCCGCCGGACTCGCGCTACCTGGGCAAGGAGCTGGCGGACATCACCGAGGGGCTGGGACTGCGCGTCATCGGGCTGATCCGGGATGGGCAGCCTCTGCCGGCGGTGCCCAAGCACGTGCTGGCCGGGGACGAGCGCATCATCATCGAGGGGAAGCGCGAGGACATCCTCCGGGTGAAGGACCTGCAGGGCATCGGCATCCGCCCGGACGTGAGGCTGGGGGATGAAGATCTGCGCGAGCGGGACGCGGTGCTGCTGGAGGCGAGCGTGCCGCCAGGGAGCCCGCTGGTGGGGCGCAGCCTGAAGGAGGTGCTCTTCGTGGAGCGCTACGGACTGGTGGCGCTGGCGCTGCACCGCAAGCCGGCCATTCAGCGGCTCACGAAGCTGCAGATGCTGGGGCGCATCTTCGGGGAGCAGTCGCTGTCGGCGATGCCGCTGTCGGTGGGGGATGTGCTGTTGCTGCGCGGGCCTCGCTCTCGGGTGGCAGAGCTGTCGGATGGCACGACGCTGTTGGTGCTCACGGATGTGGAGTACCAGCCGCCGCGCTACCGCAAGGCGCTGATGGCGGTGAGCATCTTCCTGGGCGCCCTGGCGGCGGGGACGTTGGGGCTGGTGCCCATGGCGGTGGCGGGGCTGGTGGGCATGCTGGCGATGATCGTCACCGGGTGCGTGGACTCGCGGATTGCGTTCCGGGTGGACTGGCGAGTGGTGCTGCTCATCGGCTCGATGATGGCGCTGGGCGTGGCCATGGAGGTGAGCGGGGCGGGCAAGTACCTGGGCGGGCTGGCGGCGCAGCTGGGCTCGTATGGGGGCCCGCGCCTGGTGCTGCTGTCGCTGATGGTGCTGACCATCGTGCTGTCGGCGCCCATGAGCAACCAGGCGGCGGCGCTGGTGGTGCTGCCGGTGGCGGTGAGCGCGGCGGCGCAGCTGGGAGTGGATGCGCGGCCGTTCGCCATCGGGGTGACGCTGGCGGCGAGCTGCTCGTTCATCACGCCGCTGGAGCCCAGCTGCGTGCTCGTGTACGGCCCTGGGCACTACCGGTTCACGGACTTCTTCCGGCTGGGCACGCCGCTGACGGCGGTGATGGTGGCCTTCTTGGTGTTTGCGGTGCCGGTGCTGTGGCCCTTCCAAGGGAAGGGCGAGCAGTCCCCGAGAGGCCGGGCCCCGGTGAGCCTGAGCGCGCCGGCTCAGGCCCAGCCGTAA